In a single window of the Candidatus Kaiserbacteria bacterium genome:
- a CDS encoding acyl carrier protein: MKPYSDIILEVKFLISETLECHVDTIDETHLIAELSEDSIQLFELLLAFERKYAVQTSYEDVLTLNTVGDIAQYVGRAKYAL, from the coding sequence ATGAAACCGTATTCTGATATTATTCTGGAAGTGAAGTTTCTTATTTCAGAGACACTTGAATGCCATGTTGATACTATAGATGAGACACATTTAATAGCTGAATTGTCAGAGGATTCTATTCAACTCTTTGAACTTCTTCTCGCATTTGAACGAAAGTATGCCGTGCAGACATCATACGAAGATGTGCTCACACTCAATACTGTGGGTGATATCGCGCAGTATGTGGGGCGTGCAAAGTACGCACTGTAA
- the recG gene encoding ATP-dependent DNA helicase RecG — MRATDTLKTHFRIDVEHHKALTKLGIVTVENLLYHLPQRYEDISTIQSVGGLEKGQDAVVYGKVGGLKTRKAWKSRVPIAEGWIEDGSARIKVMWFNQPYIAKMLVDGMYVKMAGKVTGSEGKLYLANPEIEKLESLPIDRHDSIFNNTENLDETIYPVYRETKGVTSKWFYHTVLKCFEQGILDTLEDPIPEAILGKYNLPSLRTALQWMHTPKKAEHAQSARKRFAFEEVFYIQTAKALSRMEIRHAEGYAFKTDATHIKAFTERFPFALTPAQKKAITDIFKDCTGEYPMSRLLEGDVGSGKTAVAATVAYATATSRPKDANGNAQDFGNLQTAYMAPTEILAKQHFESFIEYFHHLPIQIGLITGSGCMKFPSKTDPKKPTSISKAQLLKWVKNGEIPILIGTHALMYKSVEFKHLALVVIDEQHRFGTSQRKALAKKDVRMPHLLSMTATPIPRTLALTIYGDLDITLLDQMPSGRKAVITKMITKDKSKSMYEHVAAELATGRQAYVICPRIDEPDPDKETAINAKSVTEEAKRLKKDVFPTYRIAVLHSKMKPAEKEKIMKEFSEHKTDILVATSVVEVGVNVPNATNIIIEGAERFGLAQLHQLRGRVIRGTYQPYCFLVSESKSDKTRERLTALTTAKNGFDLAEYDLAFRGSGQLYGAKQSGLTDLGMEAIKNIKMVEAARTEAQNLVAKDPTLDSVPLIRTRVAHIKETLHME, encoded by the coding sequence ATGCGCGCCACCGACACTCTCAAAACACATTTTCGGATTGATGTTGAACATCACAAAGCGCTTACGAAACTGGGTATCGTAACTGTCGAAAATCTTCTCTATCACCTTCCCCAACGCTATGAGGACATCAGCACTATTCAGTCCGTGGGTGGACTCGAGAAGGGGCAAGATGCTGTGGTGTACGGCAAGGTAGGAGGACTCAAGACGCGCAAAGCATGGAAGAGTCGTGTCCCTATTGCGGAAGGCTGGATAGAAGACGGCTCTGCGCGTATCAAGGTGATGTGGTTTAATCAGCCATACATTGCAAAGATGCTTGTGGATGGGATGTATGTAAAAATGGCGGGCAAAGTGACAGGGAGCGAGGGAAAACTCTACCTCGCCAATCCTGAAATAGAAAAACTAGAATCCCTCCCCATTGACCGACATGACTCTATTTTCAACAACACCGAAAATCTCGATGAAACTATTTATCCTGTCTATCGCGAGACGAAGGGCGTGACCTCCAAGTGGTTTTATCACACGGTACTCAAATGCTTTGAGCAAGGAATTCTTGATACCCTAGAAGACCCTATCCCCGAAGCGATACTCGGTAAATACAACCTTCCCTCACTCCGCACCGCCCTCCAGTGGATGCATACACCCAAAAAAGCCGAGCACGCACAGAGTGCGCGAAAACGCTTTGCCTTTGAAGAGGTCTTTTACATCCAAACCGCAAAAGCACTTTCCCGTATGGAGATTCGTCATGCCGAGGGCTATGCATTCAAGACCGATGCAACGCATATCAAAGCGTTCACCGAGCGATTCCCTTTTGCACTCACGCCCGCGCAAAAAAAGGCCATCACCGATATTTTCAAAGATTGCACGGGCGAGTACCCTATGTCGCGACTGCTTGAGGGTGATGTAGGTAGTGGCAAGACGGCAGTGGCTGCGACTGTGGCATACGCTACCGCAACGTCTCGCCCAAAAGATGCAAACGGCAATGCCCAAGACTTTGGCAATTTGCAGACAGCATATATGGCCCCAACCGAAATTCTCGCAAAGCAACACTTCGAGTCCTTTATCGAATATTTTCACCACCTCCCTATTCAAATCGGTCTTATCACCGGAAGTGGCTGCATGAAGTTCCCCTCAAAGACAGACCCAAAAAAGCCAACGAGTATCTCAAAGGCACAGTTGCTGAAGTGGGTTAAAAACGGCGAAATTCCAATTCTTATCGGTACCCATGCACTCATGTATAAATCAGTGGAGTTTAAACATCTTGCACTTGTCGTCATTGACGAACAGCATCGCTTTGGCACCTCGCAACGCAAAGCACTTGCGAAAAAAGATGTACGTATGCCACACCTCCTCTCTATGACTGCCACCCCCATCCCCCGCACGCTCGCACTCACCATCTATGGCGACCTCGACATCACGCTCCTCGACCAAATGCCGAGTGGGCGGAAAGCCGTCATCACGAAGATGATTACTAAAGACAAATCAAAATCCATGTATGAGCACGTGGCTGCCGAACTCGCCACAGGAAGGCAGGCATACGTCATTTGCCCCCGCATCGACGAACCTGATCCTGACAAAGAAACCGCAATCAATGCAAAGTCAGTTACCGAGGAAGCGAAGCGACTGAAAAAAGATGTCTTTCCCACATATCGTATTGCTGTCCTCCACAGCAAGATGAAACCCGCAGAGAAAGAAAAAATTATGAAGGAATTTTCGGAACACAAAACCGATATCCTCGTGGCAACATCCGTGGTGGAAGTGGGTGTCAATGTCCCAAATGCAACCAACATCATTATCGAGGGCGCCGAGCGCTTTGGCCTTGCCCAACTGCACCAACTTCGAGGGCGCGTCATTCGTGGTACCTACCAGCCGTACTGTTTTCTCGTGAGCGAAAGCAAGAGCGACAAAACCCGTGAGCGCCTCACGGCGCTCACGACCGCCAAAAATGGTTTCGACCTTGCTGAGTACGACCTTGCTTTCCGCGGAAGCGGGCAACTCTATGGCGCAAAGCAGTCGGGCCTCACCGACCTCGGTATGGAAGCAATTAAAAATATCAAGATGGTCGAGGCCGCGCGCACCGAAGCACAAAACCTTGTTGCAAAAGACCCCACACTTGATTCAGTCCCCCTCATTCGCACGCGTGTAGCACACATCAAAGAGACACTTCACATGGAATAA
- a CDS encoding 1-acyl-sn-glycerol-3-phosphate acyltransferase produces MRSPFKDLQEYFLKKWFFFIQILTIPANIIFSCLLQLVVERPPAFKTTHGMLIIANHQSKIDPFLISYHIGIRNILTTIPIRYPVDHKYISKPFIGFCIRLLGGYDIGGNHMERLKKLVFTRNLFHRGYTVVLFPEGKITRDSDMVDEFKRGASALFNENYPVVFVRLTGLNTKHRFHFWKKSCTKLSYSVPLGSDVSREKKIETMIEFFYITENNHKENICLQ; encoded by the coding sequence ATGCGTTCACCTTTCAAGGACTTACAAGAATATTTTCTCAAAAAGTGGTTTTTTTTCATTCAAATTCTTACAATTCCTGCAAATATTATTTTTTCATGTCTACTTCAACTCGTCGTCGAGCGTCCACCTGCTTTTAAGACAACGCATGGTATGCTCATTATCGCAAACCATCAAAGTAAAATTGATCCTTTTCTCATTTCGTATCACATTGGCATAAGAAACATACTTACTACCATTCCTATACGTTATCCCGTTGACCACAAATACATATCAAAACCGTTTATTGGGTTTTGTATACGTCTCCTCGGTGGATACGATATCGGGGGAAATCACATGGAGCGTCTCAAGAAACTTGTATTTACACGCAATCTCTTCCATCGTGGATATACTGTTGTTCTCTTCCCCGAAGGGAAAATTACTCGTGACAGTGATATGGTTGATGAATTCAAACGTGGTGCATCAGCACTCTTCAATGAGAACTACCCTGTAGTTTTTGTGAGACTCACCGGCCTCAATACGAAGCATCGATTCCACTTTTGGAAAAAATCTTGTACCAAACTTTCATACAGCGTACCGCTCGGAAGTGATGTTTCTCGAGAGAAAAAAATTGAAACAATGATAGAATTTTTTTATATTACGGAAAATAACCATAAAGAAAATATATGTCTTCAGTAA
- a CDS encoding 4'-phosphopantetheinyl transferase superfamily protein, translated as MYTLVETLPVLPLHSASFAMYDVRDHEAYQKFLTENECTYLSRKNVEKYRDSLIGRVVAKFAVARCVKETFDVTLNLADIDIRSDGRQPVCTLGRNAQNVIPPHLSIAHSNGCAIALAVHAEKARGVGVDMEPVRLWKEETVRGFLVDQEYARCSENKESFSFYATLYWCLKEAYLKAIGIGLQMHPRDIEVHIDPSDEHNITLIIHDRIIPAQIAWTQKEGGYIITTIIL; from the coding sequence ATGTATACATTAGTAGAGACTTTGCCGGTACTTCCATTGCATAGTGCTAGTTTCGCAATGTATGACGTACGAGACCATGAGGCATACCAGAAGTTTCTTACTGAAAATGAGTGCACGTATCTCTCACGTAAGAATGTGGAGAAATATCGTGACTCCCTCATAGGACGTGTTGTAGCAAAGTTTGCTGTTGCTCGATGCGTTAAAGAAACATTTGATGTAACACTCAATCTTGCAGATATCGATATTAGGAGTGACGGGAGACAACCCGTATGTACGCTAGGTAGAAATGCACAGAACGTTATTCCACCGCACCTCTCTATAGCACATAGTAATGGTTGTGCTATTGCACTGGCTGTCCATGCAGAAAAGGCGCGTGGTGTCGGTGTCGATATGGAACCTGTGCGATTATGGAAGGAAGAGACCGTCCGAGGGTTCCTCGTTGATCAAGAGTATGCGCGATGCTCAGAAAATAAGGAGAGCTTTTCTTTCTACGCGACACTCTATTGGTGCCTTAAAGAAGCATATTTGAAAGCAATTGGCATTGGACTCCAGATGCATCCACGGGACATCGAGGTACATATTGACCCATCGGACGAACACAATATAACCCTTATAATACATGACAGAATTATACCTGCACAAATAGCCTGGACACAAAAAGAAGGAGGTTATATCATTACTACTATCATTTTATGA